The genomic stretch gcattgccaagtagcaacatgaagggggaataacatagcatacattacaaacattacacatatgagttcatactgcacattgcaactgtacaatagactcgacatattattatacatgtaagactaaaaacaaaggctgcttggcagagcagcaccgaggcagccatccgcggcgccaactagaactcaaacaatgcacataatacagaagatttaagtattacatcaaaagataaaccacacagacaaaaaagacagaaagcataatgcagaattggtgtaggcattttgggtaataacctccaggggttgtgtattccaccctcacaaggtaccaggtgcggcagccatcttaggcgtgctgcgtaggattacccaggggggAATagaccacccctagaagagaacacaaaaatggggagattgcagagtccttaagttcagagtagggttacactaaaaccatcaggtccatgtatttttcatcccatccacaagcgcaccagataaggcagccatgttgggcgcactacgaaggttacacagtgggagatgagccatacaagggccaaatgcatgtatgggaaaactgacacgtgtgtagtagtatgctatgacCTGCAtggaactgtggcagggcatgctgggacgtgtagtttcacaacagctggagagccacaggttggctaggcctgtGTTAGCATAACTGCCAAACAgtggaggcagccatattgggatcTGAGCCTGTATTCTTTACTGCAGACCATGAATTCAGACAGTGATGTAATTGTTCCTTGGTGAATTAATAGACTATGGAGTTGATGCATCAAGCAGTTAAAAGagtgaagtggaccagtggagatgttgcccatagtaaccaaatggctttgaggtagcatttatcaaatacAGTCTATAAAATAAGTAGATGCTGACTGATTGATATGTAAAAcgtcttcacacttttcactgctttatacatcaACCCCTGTGTTCTCATATATGTTGCTTCACACTCCCAAGTTACTTCCTCCATTATACGAAGTTAATAATATACGTTGATTGGAGTACAGTTAGTCAGGTGTCTATAGTAATGTTATTTGCTGTGTGTAGTTACCTGGAATAGGGATTACTGAAACCCCTGCTGGGCTGGACAAATTTCTTCAAAAGTTAGGAACCACATTGTACCTGCCTGAAGCCCTCATGGCTCTGACTTCTGTTCCTCTGTACACTTTTTCCAGGTACCATTAGAACATGGCACAACATTACCACAAGCTGTGCTGGTAATGTGGCCAGACCCTGACTTTGGCTAGTGTAACAGAGGAATATGTCATTACTTTGTGCCTAGGACCTGTAACACAAGGAACCAGTTCTAGTGGTGCCTGAAAAAAGTGTTTGAGAGCTGCCCGTCATTGTGGAGAGGAAGGAGAGAGCGCGGAAGGCACATATGTTTTGAGATCATTTTACGAACCGCCATGTCACGCCACGTCACGTCCCTGTGTTATGCTCTAGGAAAGCAACTCCCAATATTGATTTCTAAAAGTaagtataaaggtgggtacacattaggcgatgtgctccATGAGATACGTGGCTGTGGTATggaaggttgaccacacttaggtcgacaggtcaaaaggtcgacatgagtttatttttagtgtcgttttctccgtacagtgaccgggaaccccaattagtgcaccgtgttcccttacATGGCTTGCTTCAGGCAAGgtacctcactctgctaccgctacgctcggcacaggttactattcccaatcgtagtccttgtggattgtcaagtatgaaaaagttcaaaaaaagttttgttttttttaaaactcatgtcgaccttttgacctgttgacctagagacccagttgacctagacattgtcaacctagagaccggataccgagcTACATTGCCTAGTGCAAGCAtgtcaaactcgcggcccctaACAAATACATATGCGGACCACAGGTTACTATTGTCAAAATGATTGAATGCGACCGCCACTGGCTGTATTcgttctgagcatgtgcagcagctatTTGATGAAGAAATGGGGAAATGACCATGGGGGAGCTGCTGTGCATGCACTTCTGGCTGTAGTGTTCAGACTCTACCAAGTTCTGCCTCCCCGACACATCCCGCATgtctgtgccatgtttgtgtgttccCGGTTGCCCTTGATTTGTAGGAACTGGAAGAGGAGCAAGGGAATCTATTCTAATCTAAGCAGCaggtaaattggagggggctgGCAGAGGGGTTGGAGGCTGAATGCACATAGTAGGCACAGCGGGTTTTCTGTTGGAGTTAGACATAGAGCAAGAGGGGAAACAGTGGTCATGTGGCTGGAGTGGAGGGACAGAAAGGCTCTGGAAGGGACACTTTTCCACATTTTCCCAGCTCAAacggatatgtggtattattataaaattgcatataagactttttttcttgcggcccacacaatcTTAGACCCTGATTATTTGGCCTGGTTGGGTTTTCGAGTTTGACATACCTGGTCTAGTGTGGCCCCTCCCGGCCCGGGCCGCCGGacgttgggcatacacactggggctaattcagaccggatcgctgctcgtgtgcattttcgcacagcgggcgatcaggtctgaactgcgtatgcgcaggccagagatgcgatcggcatctcagcccagtgatgcctcttcctgattgacaggcagaggcgcttgCTGGGCAGGCTGGTGGCGTTGGACTGCCCGTGCCCAGACCGTACAGGGGACGGGCCGTGGCTGCttggcatcacacgcagccgctgcaacctggagagcgacgggtagctccctgccagcacgcagtagctgcgctggtagggagataCTATTCAGGTCCAAAAGCATCGccgcgtgcgatgcttttgtacctatgcGGGGgatgggcagagccagacatgcggggcagactagccctgtgctgagcgtcctcccgcatgtctgtgaaagtgatcgtagatgtgctaaatttagcacatctacgatcatgtctgaattacccccactgtccgatATCGCAGTGACGTGACGTCATACCGCGGccgggctgtacatgcagctttggatgatgagtcTAAAATGAGCTGCATGTACGGCCAACACCGCAAGTCGTTAACGATCCGCGGGTGGCTATGCATCGGCCTTCGTTAGCCGcaaacacactgggcaatatagtaaatgatatcactcaggagggggaaaatgagtgatatcgtttactatatcgctaagtgtgtaagcACCTTAAGAACACGTGCTGCAATCCATGTCTGTATTCTGAAAAACCTGCTTCAGGGAGTGATTGCTGGGGAATGCCTGTGGCTGTGTTGGTGGGGCTCCGTAGGGAACCTTTATGTTCTTTACCACCGCTCTCTAGAGATACTTTTGTGATTTTGTTTTTCAGATGCCACAGATGACCTCTAGGGTTCTTGGGATGGTAAGAGGAGAGAACCATTCTAAAATGACTGGTGGAAGTGTCCGCTCCATCCGTGTTCTTCGTGTCTGATACTTTGGAAAGAAGCTGATTATTGGTTCAAGTTAAGTATAGAAGGCGAAAGAACATGTATCTATCATTCTCCAGAAAGACAGTGTCTCAGAAACTGAGCATTTTGCTTCTTGCCTTTGGATTCATTTGGGGACTGATGCTGCTACGCTACACGTTTCAGTATCCCAGGCACCAGAGCAGCACTGAGCTCCGAGAGCAGATCTTAGATCTCAGCAGAAGATATGTGAAAGCCTTGGCTGAAGAGAATAAAGATAGTGTGAATGGCGGAAATGGTGGCTCCATGGCAGGATATGGTAAGCTATACAAATCATGATTATTCAAAAGAGCCAGTAATCCTTAAGTGATCTATTTAAATGATCCTGTAGCATCCTCAAGTATCCGTAAAGGTTGCTGGCAGTCCCATGACAAAATTAtgcttttgttttattttttataaccTAAATCACTGTGTCGGGCTATGAGAATGTTGCTTAACTTCTGGATGCTATTAGTAATTTATGATTCTGGATTATCATGGTAATCGAAGTCATATGACACATGATGTGGAGGCATTTGAACCCTCTGAGCATtgtctacaccacaggttctcaaactcggtcctcaggaccccacacagtgcatgttttgcaggtctcctcacaaaatcacaagtgaaataattagcttcacctgtggaccttttaaaaagtgtcagtgagtaattcatacacctgtgcacctgctgggttacctgcaaaacatgcactgtgtggggtcctgaggaccgagtttgagaacccctggtctacaCTGTGACCTTTTCCCGCTGCAACCATCACATTATAAGTCATGTCTGGCAGACATTTTTGTTTGCTAACCATAGAGATTTTGAAAAGAAGATAATGAGATTATTTGTGTGTATGATTTTATAGAATGTGTGGGATTGCTGGTTTAATAGAGGGTGAGATATTTGACATTGTATTTATTTCAGTTACCAAAATAGAAGCGTACATATACAGtgatttttattttggttttacaaagGCATATTTTAATTCATTTTACTTTTGTTGCTAAAAaataagtggtactgtgcatttaATACATTCAGGCTAAGGACAGTTCCTGCCATTTGCATTCAGCAGACAGATCAATAGAAGTGACGCTGTGTAATTGCTCACCTATACAGGAAAAGAACCAATCCTTCCTGATTTTGTATAAGGACATAATCTATAGTACTTGTGTTTCCTCAATTAATTGGACATGGTAGAATACTCAATGTCTTCCTCTGAATTAAACAAATCGATTAAAACCTCCTAATTAAAAGAAGCATTTGTTCCATTTAATCTGTGTGTTTCACAGCTATAATATGTGGTTGTTTATTTTCTGTGTGTATCACACGGAATGGTGTGTTCATTGCTATATATGTGAAAAGATGTCTACATACTGGATCATTTTGTAATGTGTTTTATAGATCTTTTAATGGGGCTTTTCTTTGCTATTGTAAAATTTGCTTTCTGTTTTGCAGTCAAGGCTTTAGCAGGAAAGAAAGTTTGGTTTTATTAAAGTCCAATTTTGTGCATTTACACATTCTGCACAACAGCTGGGTCTGCTCTACAGTAAGTGAAAGAGCCAGTCACAGACTTTGCAGATTGATCAGACAGGTAGGACAGTGAGGCTTCATTTTTATAACAAATACGAGGAAGCCAGTTAGGAATGCAGTAATAATACCTGAACACAAATCAGGTTTTACCAGTTAATATATTTATATCCATCTCCCCCACTCCCCCAGCTGTGCTCTACTGTCACACCTTTGGGCTATCAGCGACAGTTCATCCTTGCCGATCTCTGCTCCAATCTCCCACCCTGCTTGTTGCAGTAGGCCACCTCTCCTGGAGTAAAATTAGGGATTTGACACTTtgcgttattttttttattttttttgaagttCCAATTCCTATTTCATGAAGATGTTGCCAGTTTTTCTAAGGCCCTTCTGAGGGAGGGCAACAGGCGTATTCTGCATTTATCATACTTTTATTCTGTCTGGAATGTGCGGACAGCACCAAGCACTTATAGCTGGAATGTTGCTGATCTAAGACAAGTTTGTGTTCTGAAATGTGAAATACAGAACTGTAATACTGCTCTGTGTTCTATTTTTTTAATTAGAAGTTTCAAACCTTCTAAACAGGACAGGTGGCTAAAATGCTCTTGGCAACCAATAGAATATACATGATAGCTAGAAGCGGTTTGGTTTGTATCGGCAACTTTTCCTTTGTCCTCCTTTAGAAGGTTGGATACATCtatcacagtggttctcaaacttgttcCTCAGGatcatgttttccagctcacccggCAAGTGCTCAGAGTATCACCAACTATCACAtttcaaagatccacaggtgaccaggaaaacatgaactgtgtgtcctgaggaccatgtttgagaattACTGATCTATGTGATAGACCCTGTCTTTtcctggcaggcaggcaggcaagaCTGCCCATTACTTGCATTCTGGAATGCGGAGTTGTGAGAGAGCAGGTAGAGGCTCTGGTATTCCTAAAGAATTATTGGTCTTACCCCCCCACCCCTCCATGCACCTTCCTTATTGATCTCACTGAGGCCCTGCTTGTAGCTCTTTCTTAGAGGTTTTTTATCTTAAGTAGAAGCTAGACAGCGCTCTAGACtgactcaaccttcttcagtgtcatagttggtcactgtacttaaggcagaatagaaaaaacataccgcctgctgttgtccaggaacttgtggacagtctgccaagaagggtgtctgcagtaatcactgcccgTGGTGGATCTACAAAGTTCCGACGTCAAACAAATCTAGATTtatctgctgtcagtgtccaatcacttttgtctacatagtggatTAAGGCACAACTTCATACTTCTAAAGTGTAAGTGTGATTCCTGCCATATACTACTCTACTCTAATATAAAAGGTGTTTCTCTGGCAAGCTGTCGAGTAATTACAATCAATATGTATTTATATGTTATTGTGTATGTGCCACTTACCACTCTTGTTGGTGCAAGACACAACTCTTTATTGTATTTGTTTCTTCATGTGGTGTTGTGTTTTCCACATTAATAATTTTTTTGGTACAGGTATACGGGATATCTTCTTTTTATGATCCAGTTTTTTTCATAGATGTTCATATACATGATTTTTAATTGTTATGGAGATTTGGCGTGAGTGCCGCAGGTGCCCattatttctgctcgcaccctcctgaggtggcgagcagaaatgtgcGAAAAAGTCATGCTTTTGGGCAACAAACTTCAGTTTCTGCTGCACTTCTAATAGTTTAGATGGGTTTATATAGGAGATTTTGGGTGCTATAAGTAATGGGCGCCCATCGGCAAAACAGTTAAAAAGCTCTGTTGGGTGATCATTACATTTAGGCATGCAAGAAAAATATTGAATCCCCCCCATGGACTGGTTCCGAGACGATCACAGTTGGGAAGCCAACACATTATATGAAAAGTGAACCACAAATAAAGGACTCAAATTTGAATTTTGAACTTTGAGGTTTATTAGCATCATGTGAATCTTGGTGTGCCAGTGTCTTctgtagatgtatgtatgtatgtatgtatgtctgtacaGATTTTAATGGTCACCTACAGCTAAATAAGCTGTACTAAGCGGAGCACTAAATGAAATGGTTATTGTACTGTTAAAATGTATGCATGTACGTATTTGCATATGTTTTATAATGTTTTTGTTCTACTTGCAAACAGCTGATCTGAAGAGGACCATTGCAGTTCTTTTAGACGACATTCTGCAACGCCTGGGGAAACTAGAAAACAAAATTGACTATTTTGTAGTAAATGGGTCATCCAGTAACAGTACTAACGGCACCACTGGGAATCTGGTCCCGCTAACCACAAGTAAACGCATCAATCCCTCTGGAAAGAGATGATCACAAGAAAGAAACAAAACTACTACTCTGAGTTTCCAAAATGGCTCCACTATCGCCACTCCAGCTGTAAGACTGAATCTAAAATCTCTTTactgggatgaaaaactgctgtaaTGTCAAGTGTTGCGCACTTGTCAAGAATTATTGGCCATaagaattgtttttttttgttttgttttttaatgataGAGTATGTTTTCTACGTGTGAATTATATTATTCTGTTTTGATTTGTTATGGATAATCTTTAGTACTGTAaagtggaaaaaaaaagaaaatattttgaTCCTGTTGTAAAGAAAAAAAGTATACTTGTAGTATATTATATTTTGCTATACGGAAAATTATGTTTTAAGCTTAGGTTTTTGAAAGTGTGACCCAAAGAATGTATTTATTTGCACTATTTGTTAAAGCATAACCATAGATAATTTACTGTATTGTTTATTTATGTTCGCTCACGTGACAAAAAAAAAGTAAAGGAAAAGCTACGTCACTACATTTTAAAGGGGCACTCTAAaaattagagcagaggttctcaaacgtggtcctcaaggcacctcaatggTCCAGGTCTTAGGTATatacatggctcagcacagattgttaaatcaaattgactgtggtGCTAATAaattcacctgtggccaagcatggatacatcaaAAACTtggacagttggggtgccttgaggaccatgtttgagaacctcttaATTCGACCTTAAACTGTAATTTAGTGGGCTCTTCCCCTTAGCGAGACCTGGCTTATTCAGCTGGTTAACACTTAACTAGCCGAACGTCTGCAAGCTGGAAGAGTAACACCATGAACCAAGTTCTCTGCGTGCAGCTTGCTGTTGGTCAGTGTGATATGCTTTTGCTGAAGCTGTGCTTTATTAAACCCCTGTTTGTGTGCAGCTCCCGGGAAGTTCTCGAAGGGGAAGGAGCAGCTTGTTGAACCTTAACATTTAACTTTGAGTGCTCCTTTATTCTTCTTTTCCAGAGACTACTGTACTTCTAAAAGTAGATGGCTGGCGCTTAGCTTAGTGCTGTAGGTCAGAGCCCCTAAAGGAGCACTTTTTTAATCAATATGTGCAATTTAAAAGTGTGTTAGTTCATAGTGTTGCACAAGTAACCATACTATGCATTGTAGAGAGGGAAATGTACCCCTCAGTATAGAATGAATGACTATTTGTAGCCTCCGTTGAGTTCACAAAGGCAGAGGGCTCAGACTTCATGCATTGACACAGGCCATGGAATGCAGAAATGATTATCTTCCCTGTGTCTTCCCAAATAAATAGAAAAATCTATACAGTAAAATAGTACTGCCTCTTATATACAGGGACATTGCTGTGTAAAACAAGTTGTTTTTATATTGACTTGCTTGCATTGTCTAAcaaaggcattcccaacctctgtcatCAAGGCACACTCAAAGGCCgtacaccagtgattttcaacctttttttactcacggcacaccaaacaatattttaaaattcccaaggcacaccatcagttccccacagaaaaaaacaaaaggcacacattggccctcacagtaaaaaaaaatccacacatacattggcctacacagaaaaaacaatcacattgctccccacataaatcctattgctccccacattatttattcacattgttcccaccataaatccatataaatccttattctcttcacataaatcctattgaaatcctattgctccccacaggagaaataaaataacaaatattagcccctacctgtcagctgtcctcctccctgtccctcagtggcggaggttgctcatagtggagtgctgcgaatactgagcagcgggcaggtgtggatgtgggtgggcaaggaaagctgtctatgCAGGTGGGAActagaagatgtgtatgcaggcgggtgagctggttgggtggtgagacgcggaagCCGTGACCTGTGATATCACATCGGTGCATCTTCAAGGCATAGATCACGGCcggagctgctctggctccgcggcacaccttgcaactggtcgcggcacactagtgtgccacggcacactggttgaaaaagcctgccgtacacactaaggggtatattcaattgaagtcgaaaactgccgtctgtcgaaaagacggctgtTTTCGAATTTTtaaggttgaatcctgattcgacctattcaatagtttgctaaatttttcgacaagtcgataaattcgacttgtcgaaaagcatgtggattggcggaatagctgccgatccacgtgttgatgttgaaaacggggccaaatccgacaggttttggcccccttttcgaccatctcagtccaacatcaaaatgatgtcgcacTGAGATGcgaacccagaggaggcgaggggaggagctgcagggagacggggggacagccggcgggcatacagggagattagcgctgcagctggatgtcactcacccgcccgacctcgcggcagcttccacccagctccagcacgctgctggagccgggtggaagctgccgtgaggtcggacgactgagtgacatcctgctgcacgcaaatctccctgtatgcccgccggctgtccccccgtggctcgccccccccccccccccctctcctcctctgggtcccatctaaattcaacttgaaaaagtcgaattttagatgggattgaataggggttgtcggatccattccgacaaatacatgtcggaatggatccgactttaattgaatatacccctaagcgattacactgaaag from Pseudophryne corroboree isolate aPseCor3 chromosome 5, aPseCor3.hap2, whole genome shotgun sequence encodes the following:
- the CCDC126 gene encoding coiled-coil domain-containing protein 126: MYLSFSRKTVSQKLSILLLAFGFIWGLMLLRYTFQYPRHQSSTELREQILDLSRRYVKALAEENKDSVNGGNGGSMAGYADLKRTIAVLLDDILQRLGKLENKIDYFVVNGSSSNSTNGTTGNLVPLTTSKRINPSGKR